A window from Pseudomonas moraviensis encodes these proteins:
- a CDS encoding methyl-accepting chemotaxis protein codes for MAKMQSKLRDTLQRISGSATQLASAAEELNSVTDESARGLTQQNNEIEQAATAVNEMTSAVEEVARNAVSTSEASKNATTSAGDGRDLVQETVSAIERMSADVQSTASLIGDLANESRDIGKVLDVIRGLADQTNLLALNAAIEAARAGEAGRGFAVVADEVRALAHRTQQSTSEIERMIGSIQSGTEHAVDSMRNSTERAESTLNIARGAGMSLDTINSAIVEINERNLVIASAAEEQAQVAREVDRNLVNIRDLSVQSATGASQTSAASNELSRLALDLNNMVGRFSL; via the coding sequence ATGGCCAAGATGCAATCGAAGCTGCGCGACACCTTGCAGCGGATTTCCGGGTCGGCCACGCAGCTGGCCTCCGCCGCTGAAGAATTGAACAGCGTCACCGACGAAAGTGCTCGCGGCCTGACCCAGCAGAACAACGAAATCGAGCAGGCGGCCACTGCCGTCAACGAGATGACCAGTGCCGTCGAAGAAGTCGCGCGCAACGCGGTCAGCACTTCGGAAGCCTCGAAAAACGCCACCACTTCGGCGGGCGACGGTCGTGATCTGGTGCAGGAAACCGTCAGCGCCATCGAACGCATGAGCGCCGATGTGCAGAGCACGGCTTCGCTGATCGGCGACCTGGCCAATGAATCCCGCGACATCGGCAAGGTGCTCGACGTGATTCGTGGCCTGGCCGACCAGACCAACCTGCTGGCATTGAACGCAGCGATCGAAGCGGCGCGTGCCGGTGAGGCCGGTCGTGGTTTCGCCGTTGTGGCGGACGAAGTGCGCGCGCTGGCCCATCGCACCCAGCAGTCGACCAGCGAAATCGAACGCATGATCGGCAGCATCCAGAGCGGCACCGAACACGCCGTGGATTCGATGCGCAACAGCACCGAGCGCGCCGAATCGACGCTAAACATCGCCCGTGGCGCAGGGATGTCCCTGGACACGATCAACAGCGCCATTGTCGAAATCAACGAGCGCAACCTGGTCATCGCCAGCGCCGCCGAAGAGCAGGCGCAGGTGGCGCGGGAAGTCGACCGCAATCTGGTCAACATCCGTGATCTGTCGGTGCAATCAGCGACCGGCGCGAGTCAGACCAGTGCGGCGAGCAACGAGCTGTCGCGGTTGGCGCTGGATCTGAACAACATGGTTGGGCGGTTCAGCCTGTAA
- a CDS encoding cell division protein ZapA, translating to MNHGTAGVKVISILGEDYSIKAPAGEEQTLLDAAMMLKAALEDTKRKYPTLIGDRLLVLAAMNLCSQQIEMKKQHKEELDRYQEQVSATVETIAKTINQG from the coding sequence ATGAACCACGGCACAGCAGGGGTAAAAGTCATCTCCATTCTTGGCGAGGACTATTCGATCAAGGCACCGGCCGGGGAAGAACAGACCCTGCTGGATGCGGCGATGATGCTCAAGGCCGCGCTGGAAGACACCAAGCGCAAATACCCGACGCTGATCGGCGACCGTTTGCTGGTGCTGGCCGCGATGAATCTGTGCTCGCAGCAGATTGAAATGAAGAAGCAACACAAAGAAGAACTCGACCGTTATCAAGAGCAAGTCAGCGCCACGGTCGAGACCATTGCCAAGACGATCAATCAGGGTTGA
- a CDS encoding acyl-CoA dehydrogenase has product MSETLLSSRNLAFELYEVLDAEGLTRRERFAEHNRETFDAAIGTARSIAEKYFAPHNRKGDENEPRYEDGQAILIPEVKPAVDAFLEAGFLNAARSFEAGGMQLPTLLSQACFAHFQSANAASTSYPFLTMGAANLIESFGSEEQKQRFLQPMIDGRFFGTMALTEPHAGSSLSDIRTRAEPASDGTYRLKGNKIFISGGDHPLSENIVHMVLAKLPDAPPGVKGISLFIVPKFLVNDDGSLGQRNDVLLAGLFHKMGWRGTTSTALNFGDNGECVGYLVGKPHHGLSYMFQMMNEARIGVGMGAVMLGYAGYLYSLEYARERPQGRVPDSKDPTTAPVAIIQHADVRRMLLTQKSYVEGAFDLGLYAARLFDDTTTLETEAERKQAHELLDLLTPIVKSWPSEFCLKANELAIQILGGHGYTREYPVEQYYRDNRLNPIHEGTHGIQSLDLLGRKLAQNGGAGLKQLIRLIANTAQRATAYDSLSALREPLEKLVARLQTVTIGLLTDLAQGKVNSSLANSALYLKVFGHAVIGWRWLEQAIRAEEGLAKGCAANVDFYKGKLQAARYFLTWEVPGCQHELDLLEARDDTCLTMREEWF; this is encoded by the coding sequence ATGTCCGAGACGCTGCTCAGTTCCCGCAATCTGGCTTTCGAGCTGTACGAAGTCCTTGATGCCGAGGGCCTGACTCGACGTGAGCGCTTTGCCGAGCACAATCGCGAGACTTTCGACGCCGCCATCGGCACCGCGCGCAGCATCGCCGAAAAGTATTTCGCCCCGCACAACCGCAAGGGCGACGAAAACGAGCCGCGCTATGAAGATGGCCAGGCCATTCTGATCCCCGAAGTGAAACCGGCGGTGGATGCCTTCCTCGAGGCGGGATTTCTCAACGCCGCACGCAGTTTCGAAGCCGGCGGCATGCAACTGCCCACCCTGCTGTCGCAAGCCTGCTTCGCGCACTTCCAGTCGGCAAACGCCGCATCGACTTCGTACCCGTTCCTGACCATGGGCGCAGCGAACCTGATCGAAAGCTTCGGCAGCGAAGAGCAGAAGCAGCGCTTCCTGCAACCCATGATCGACGGCCGCTTCTTCGGCACCATGGCCCTGACCGAGCCCCATGCCGGTTCGTCACTGTCGGATATTCGTACCCGCGCCGAGCCCGCATCCGACGGCACCTATCGTCTCAAGGGCAACAAGATCTTCATTTCCGGCGGTGATCATCCGCTCTCGGAAAACATCGTGCACATGGTCTTGGCCAAACTGCCCGACGCGCCGCCGGGAGTGAAAGGTATTTCGCTGTTCATCGTGCCGAAGTTTCTGGTCAACGACGACGGCAGCCTCGGCCAGCGCAACGACGTGCTGCTCGCCGGGCTGTTCCACAAGATGGGCTGGCGTGGCACCACATCTACCGCGCTGAATTTCGGTGATAACGGTGAGTGCGTCGGCTATCTGGTAGGCAAGCCGCACCACGGCTTGAGCTATATGTTCCAGATGATGAACGAAGCGCGGATCGGCGTCGGCATGGGCGCGGTCATGCTCGGTTATGCCGGTTACCTGTATTCACTGGAGTACGCACGCGAGCGGCCGCAGGGTCGGGTGCCGGACAGCAAGGATCCGACCACGGCGCCGGTGGCGATCATTCAGCACGCGGATGTCAGACGCATGCTGCTGACGCAGAAATCCTACGTCGAAGGTGCCTTCGATCTTGGCCTGTATGCCGCGCGGCTGTTCGATGACACCACGACGCTGGAGACCGAAGCCGAACGCAAGCAGGCGCATGAACTGTTGGACCTGCTGACGCCGATCGTCAAATCCTGGCCCTCGGAGTTCTGCCTGAAGGCCAACGAACTGGCGATCCAGATTCTTGGCGGTCACGGCTACACCCGTGAATACCCGGTGGAGCAGTACTACCGCGACAACCGCCTGAACCCGATCCACGAAGGTACCCACGGTATCCAGTCGCTGGATTTGCTCGGACGCAAGCTGGCGCAGAACGGTGGCGCCGGGTTGAAGCAATTGATTCGCCTGATCGCCAACACCGCGCAACGCGCGACCGCGTACGACTCGCTGAGCGCACTGCGCGAACCGCTGGAAAAACTCGTTGCCCGCCTGCAAACCGTGACCATCGGCCTGCTCACCGATCTGGCCCAGGGCAAGGTCAACAGCAGCCTGGCGAACTCGGCGCTGTACCTGAAAGTGTTCGGCCACGCGGTGATCGGCTGGCGCTGGCTGGAACAGGCAATTCGCGCTGAGGAAGGCCTGGCAAAAGGGTGTGCGGCGAATGTCGACTTCTATAAGGGCAAGTTGCAGGCGGCGCGGTACTTCCTGACGTGGGAAGTGCCGGGCTGCCAGCATGAGCTGGACTTGCTGGAGGCGCGGGATGATACGTGCCTGACGATGCGCGAGGAGTGGTTCTGA
- the putA gene encoding trifunctional transcriptional regulator/proline dehydrogenase/L-glutamate gamma-semialdehyde dehydrogenase — MATTTLGVKLDDPTRERLKAAATSIDRTPHWLIKQAIFNYLEKLEGGATLTELNGLTAKDADDAGEVQTDHAHQCFLEFAESILPQSVLRASITAAYRRPEPEVVPMLIEQARLPAPMAEATNKLAATIAEKLRNQKSAGGRAGIVQGLLQEFSLSSQEGVALMCLAEALLRIPDKGTRDALIRDKISTGNWHPHLGNSPSLFVNAATWGLLLTGKLVSTHNEAGLTSSLSRIIGKSGEPMIRKGVDMAMRLMGEQFVTGETIAEALANASKFEAKGFRYSYDMLGEAALTEVDAQKYLASYEQAIHSIGKASHGRGIYEGPGISIKLSALHPRYSRAQYERVMDELYPRLLSLTLLAKQYDIGLNIDAEEADRLELSLDLLERLCFEPQLTGWNGIGFVIQAYQKRCPYVIDYVIDLARRSRHRLMIRLVKGAYWDSEIKRAQVEGLEGYPVYTRKVYTDVSYIACARKLLSVPEVIYPQFATHNAHTLSAIYHIAGQNYYPGQYEFQCLHGMGEPLYEQVVGKVSEGKLNRPCRVYAPVGTHETLLAYLVRRLLENGANTSFVNRIADQSISIQELVADPVAQIEQMATVEGGFGLPHPRIPLPRDLYGAERANSSGIDMANEHRLASLSCALLATAHNDWKAAPMLGCASSNETPVAVLNPADHRDVVGHVQEATVEDVDNAIQCALNAAPIWQATPPAERAAILERAADLMEGEIQPLMGLLAREAGKTFANAIAEVREAVDFLRYYAVQARNDFSNDAHRPLGPVVCISPWNFPLAIFSGQVAAALAAGNPVLAKPAEQTPLVAAQAVRLLLEAGIPEGVLQLLPGRGETVGAGLVGDERVKGVMFTGSTEVARLLQRNIAGRLDSQGRPIPLIAETGGQNAMIVDSSALTEQVVIDVVSSAFDSAGQRCSALRVLCLQEDSADRVIEMLKGAMAESRLGNPERLSVDIGPVIDAEAKAGIDKHIQGMRDKGRNVYQVAIADSEEVKRGTFVMPTLIELESFDELQREIFGPVLHVVRYKRKELDQLIGQINASGYGLTLGVHTRIDETIAKVIDNVNAGNVYVNRNIVGAVVGVQPFGGEGLSGTGPKAGGPLYLYRLLSTRPSDAIEQSFARGDAIVAPDVRLRDAMSQSLNALKAWADNNKFADLSTLCVQYAAQSQSGITRVLAGPTGEKNSYAILPREHVLCLAEVEGDLLTQLAAVLAVGGSAVWPESEQTKALFARLPKEVQARIKRVADWNKDEVVFDAVLHHGHSDQLRGVCQQIAQRGGAIVGVQGLSQGETNIALERLVIERALSVNTAAAGGNASLMTIG; from the coding sequence ATGGCTACCACCACCCTTGGGGTCAAACTTGATGACCCGACCCGCGAGCGCCTCAAGGCTGCCGCAACCTCGATTGATCGCACGCCGCACTGGCTGATCAAACAGGCAATTTTCAATTACCTGGAAAAGCTCGAGGGTGGTGCAACCCTGACCGAGTTGAACGGTTTGACCGCCAAAGATGCCGATGACGCAGGCGAAGTGCAGACCGATCACGCTCACCAATGTTTCCTCGAATTCGCCGAAAGCATCTTGCCGCAATCGGTTCTGCGTGCCTCGATCACCGCGGCCTACCGCCGTCCTGAGCCAGAAGTGGTGCCGATGCTGATCGAGCAGGCGCGCCTGCCGGCTCCAATGGCCGAAGCCACCAATAAACTCGCCGCGACCATCGCGGAAAAACTGCGTAACCAGAAGAGTGCCGGCGGTCGTGCCGGTATTGTTCAGGGCCTGCTGCAGGAATTTTCCCTGTCGTCCCAGGAAGGCGTGGCGCTGATGTGTCTTGCCGAAGCGCTGCTGCGTATCCCCGACAAGGGCACTCGCGATGCGCTGATCCGCGACAAGATCAGCACCGGCAACTGGCATCCGCACCTGGGCAACAGCCCTTCGCTGTTCGTCAACGCGGCGACCTGGGGCCTGCTGCTGACCGGCAAACTGGTTTCCACCCACAATGAAGCCGGCCTGACTTCTTCGCTGAGCCGCATCATTGGCAAGAGCGGCGAGCCGATGATCCGCAAGGGCGTCGACATGGCCATGCGCCTGATGGGCGAGCAGTTCGTCACCGGCGAAACCATCGCCGAAGCACTGGCCAATGCGAGCAAGTTCGAAGCCAAGGGCTTCCGTTATTCCTACGACATGCTCGGTGAAGCGGCACTCACCGAAGTCGACGCGCAAAAATACCTGGCGTCGTACGAACAGGCGATCCACTCGATCGGCAAAGCGTCCCACGGTCGTGGGATTTATGAAGGTCCGGGCATTTCCATCAAGCTCTCGGCGCTGCACCCGCGCTACAGCCGTGCGCAATACGAGCGCGTCATGGACGAGCTGTACCCGCGTCTGCTGTCGCTGACCCTGCTGGCCAAGCAATACGACATCGGCCTGAACATCGACGCCGAAGAAGCCGACCGCCTCGAGCTGTCGCTGGATCTGCTCGAGCGTCTGTGCTTCGAGCCGCAACTGACTGGCTGGAACGGCATCGGTTTCGTTATCCAGGCTTATCAGAAGCGTTGCCCGTACGTGATCGACTACGTGATCGATCTGGCCCGTCGCAGCCGTCATCGCCTGATGATCCGTCTGGTAAAAGGCGCGTACTGGGACAGCGAAATCAAGCGCGCCCAGGTCGAAGGCCTGGAAGGCTATCCGGTCTATACCCGCAAGGTGTACACCGACGTTTCCTACATCGCTTGCGCACGCAAACTGCTGTCGGTGCCGGAAGTCATTTATCCGCAGTTCGCCACGCACAACGCCCACACCTTGTCGGCGATCTATCACATTGCCGGTCAGAATTATTACCCGGGCCAGTACGAATTCCAGTGCCTGCACGGCATGGGCGAACCGCTCTACGAACAGGTTGTAGGCAAAGTATCCGAGGGCAAGCTGAACCGTCCGTGCCGCGTGTACGCTCCGGTCGGCACCCACGAAACCCTGCTGGCGTACCTCGTGCGTCGTCTGCTGGAAAACGGCGCCAACACCTCGTTCGTCAACCGCATCGCCGACCAGTCGATTTCGATTCAGGAACTGGTGGCCGATCCGGTGGCGCAGATCGAGCAGATGGCGACCGTGGAAGGTGGTTTCGGTCTGCCGCACCCACGCATTCCGCTGCCGCGTGACCTGTACGGTGCCGAGCGTGCCAACTCCAGCGGCATCGACATGGCCAACGAACATCGTCTGGCTTCGCTGTCCTGCGCTCTGCTCGCCACCGCGCATAACGACTGGAAAGCCGCGCCGATGCTCGGTTGCGCGTCCAGCAACGAAACGCCGGTTGCCGTGCTGAATCCGGCCGATCACCGCGATGTGGTTGGTCACGTGCAGGAAGCCACCGTCGAAGACGTCGACAACGCCATTCAGTGCGCGCTGAACGCCGCGCCGATCTGGCAGGCCACGCCGCCGGCCGAACGTGCAGCGATTCTGGAACGTGCCGCGGACTTGATGGAAGGTGAAATCCAGCCGCTGATGGGCCTGCTGGCTCGCGAAGCCGGCAAGACCTTCGCCAACGCCATCGCCGAAGTCCGCGAAGCCGTCGACTTCCTGCGCTATTACGCAGTGCAGGCGCGCAACGATTTCAGCAACGACGCCCACCGCCCACTGGGTCCGGTGGTGTGCATCAGCCCGTGGAACTTCCCGCTGGCGATCTTCAGCGGCCAGGTCGCTGCGGCATTGGCTGCCGGCAACCCGGTACTGGCCAAACCTGCGGAGCAAACCCCGCTGGTCGCCGCGCAAGCCGTGCGCTTGCTGCTCGAAGCCGGGATTCCGGAAGGCGTGCTGCAACTGCTGCCGGGGCGTGGTGAAACGGTCGGCGCTGGTCTGGTAGGTGATGAGCGCGTCAAAGGCGTGATGTTCACCGGCTCGACCGAAGTCGCGCGCCTGCTGCAACGCAACATCGCTGGGCGCCTAGACAGCCAGGGCCGGCCGATTCCACTGATCGCCGAAACCGGTGGCCAGAATGCGATGATCGTCGACTCCTCGGCACTCACCGAACAAGTCGTGATCGACGTGGTGTCGTCGGCTTTCGACAGTGCCGGCCAGCGTTGCTCGGCCCTGCGGGTACTGTGCTTGCAGGAAGACTCCGCCGATCGCGTCATCGAAATGCTCAAGGGTGCCATGGCTGAAAGCCGCCTCGGTAACCCGGAGCGCCTGTCCGTGGACATCGGCCCGGTGATCGACGCCGAAGCCAAGGCTGGCATCGACAAGCACATCCAGGGCATGCGCGATAAGGGCCGCAATGTTTACCAGGTAGCGATTGCCGACAGCGAAGAGGTCAAGCGCGGCACCTTCGTCATGCCGACCCTGATCGAGCTGGAAAGCTTCGACGAACTGCAACGCGAAATCTTCGGCCCGGTACTGCACGTGGTGCGCTACAAGCGCAAAGAGCTGGATCAACTGATCGGTCAGATCAACGCCTCCGGTTACGGCCTGACGCTGGGCGTGCACACGCGCATCGACGAAACCATCGCCAAGGTGATCGACAACGTCAACGCCGGTAACGTCTACGTCAACCGCAACATCGTCGGTGCCGTGGTCGGCGTGCAGCCATTCGGCGGCGAAGGCCTGTCGGGTACTGGCCCGAAAGCCGGCGGTCCGCTGTATCTGTACCGTTTGCTGTCGACGCGTCCTAGCGACGCAATCGAGCAATCCTTCGCTCGCGGTGACGCCATCGTTGCCCCGGACGTGCGCTTGCGCGATGCCATGAGCCAATCGTTGAACGCTCTGAAAGCCTGGGCCGACAACAACAAGTTCGCCGACCTGAGCACCCTGTGCGTGCAATACGCAGCGCAATCGCAGAGCGGCATCACCCGCGTGCTGGCCGGTCCGACCGGCGAGAAAAACAGCTACGCGATCCTGCCGCGCGAGCACGTACTGTGCCTCGCGGAGGTTGAAGGTGATCTGTTGACGCAACTGGCCGCGGTGCTGGCGGTGGGCGGTTCGGCGGTATGGCCGGAATCCGAGCAGACCAAGGCCTTGTTCGCCCGTCTGCCGAAGGAAGTCCAGGCGCGGATCAAGCGCGTTGCCGACTGGAACAAGGACGAGGTGGTGTTCGATGCCGTGCTGCATCACGGCCATTCCGACCAGTTGCGCGGCGTCTGCCAGCAGATCGCCCAGCGCGGCGGCGCGATCGTTGGGGTTCAGGGTCTGTCCCAGGGCGAGACCAACATTGCCCTGGAGCGTCTGGTGATCGAGCGGGCATTGAGCGTCAACACCGCTGCGGCGGGGGGTAATGCCAGTTTGATGACCATCGGTTAA
- the putP gene encoding sodium/proline symporter PutP — MSVSNPTLITFVIYIAAMVLIGFMAYRSTNNLSDYILGGRSLGSVVTALSAGASDMSGWLLMGLPGAIYMSGLSESWIAIGLIVGAYLNWLFVAGRLRVQTEHNGDALTLPDYFSSRFEDKSGLLRIISAVVILVFFTIYCASGIVAGARLFESTFGMSYETALWAGAAATIAYTFVGGFLAVSWTDTVQATLMIFALILTPIIVLLATGGVDTTFLAIEANDPSNFDMLKGTTFIGVISLLGWGLGYFGQPHILARFMAADSVKSIANARRISMTWMILCLGGTVAVGFFGIAYFSAHPEVAGPVTENHERVFIELAKILFNPWVAGVLLSAILAAVMSTLSCQLLVCSSALTEDFYKTFLRKTASQVELVWVGRAMVLLVALIAIALAADPDNRVLGLVSYAWAGFGAAFGPVVLISVVWKGMTRDGALAGILVGAITVVAWKHWEVMGLYEIIPGFIFASLAIYIVSKLGAPTAGMVQRFEAAEKDFHLNK, encoded by the coding sequence ATGAGCGTTAGCAATCCAACCTTGATCACATTCGTGATCTACATCGCAGCAATGGTGCTGATCGGCTTCATGGCCTATCGCTCCACCAACAACCTTTCCGACTATATTCTCGGCGGTCGCAGCCTCGGTAGCGTGGTAACTGCACTGTCCGCCGGTGCCTCCGACATGAGCGGCTGGTTGCTGATGGGCCTGCCGGGCGCCATCTACATGTCCGGTCTGTCCGAAAGCTGGATTGCCATCGGCCTGATCGTCGGTGCTTATCTGAACTGGCTGTTCGTCGCCGGCCGTCTGCGAGTGCAGACCGAGCACAACGGCGATGCCCTGACTCTGCCGGACTACTTCTCCAGCCGTTTCGAAGATAAAAGCGGCCTGCTGCGGATTATCTCGGCGGTGGTGATCCTGGTGTTCTTCACCATCTACTGCGCTTCCGGCATCGTCGCCGGTGCGCGTCTGTTCGAAAGCACCTTCGGCATGTCCTACGAGACAGCGCTGTGGGCCGGTGCGGCGGCGACGATTGCCTACACCTTCGTCGGCGGTTTCCTCGCAGTCAGCTGGACTGACACGGTACAAGCCACGCTGATGATCTTCGCACTGATCCTCACGCCGATCATCGTGCTGCTGGCGACCGGCGGCGTCGACACCACGTTCCTGGCCATCGAAGCCAACGATCCAAGCAACTTCGACATGCTCAAGGGCACCACCTTCATCGGTGTGATTTCGCTGTTGGGCTGGGGCCTGGGTTACTTCGGTCAGCCGCACATCCTCGCGCGTTTCATGGCGGCGGATTCGGTGAAATCGATCGCCAATGCCCGTCGCATCTCCATGACCTGGATGATCCTGTGCCTGGGCGGCACCGTGGCCGTGGGCTTTTTCGGTATCGCCTACTTCTCGGCGCACCCGGAGGTGGCTGGCCCGGTGACCGAGAACCACGAGCGTGTGTTCATCGAACTGGCGAAAATCCTCTTTAACCCATGGGTCGCCGGTGTGTTGCTGTCGGCGATTCTCGCCGCTGTGATGAGCACCCTGAGCTGCCAGTTGCTGGTGTGCTCAAGCGCCCTGACCGAAGACTTCTACAAGACCTTCCTGCGTAAAACCGCGTCCCAGGTCGAGCTGGTCTGGGTCGGTCGCGCCATGGTGCTGCTGGTAGCACTTATCGCTATCGCACTGGCCGCTGACCCGGATAACCGCGTATTGGGCCTGGTGTCCTACGCCTGGGCTGGTTTTGGCGCTGCGTTCGGCCCTGTTGTGCTGATCTCGGTGGTCTGGAAAGGCATGACCCGAGACGGCGCACTGGCCGGTATCCTGGTCGGCGCGATCACCGTTGTAGCCTGGAAACACTGGGAAGTGATGGGTTTGTACGAAATCATCCCTGGCTTCATCTTCGCCAGCCTGGCCATCTACATCGTCAGCAAGCTCGGCGCGCCGACAGCCGGAATGGTGCAGCGCTTCGAAGCGGCGGAGAAGGATTTCCACCTGAACAAGTAA
- the tssI gene encoding type VI secretion system tip protein TssI/VgrG, which produces MFAPANQPRFTLTLEGTQHDLKVLEFTGREAISQPFRFELELVSERPDLELESLLHGQAFLSFDAQGSGIHGQIYQVGQGDSAKRLTRYHLSLVPRLTYLGHRINQRIFQHQSVPQIVTRILKDHSILRDAFEFRLGSEYPEREYCVQYAESDLAFIQRLCAEVGIHYHFQHSPEGHLLVFGDDQTVFPKLPEPTLYLPGSGMSAGAPAIQRFNVRVETRTSVVTRRDYNFERPRLSLQGRSDGEQRPVLEDYHFPGQFNDRETGKHLARRALERHVADYRQAEGRSDESALVCGHFLQLTEHPRSDWNDLWLLTAVEHRGRQPQVLEESVTSDGESFQGYRNTFVATPWDVFYRPALGPEKPRMSGYQPAVVTGPKDLEIHCDEYGRVKVQLAWDRDGELNEHSSCWLRVAAGWAHDHYGSVLIPRVGMEVLVGFIDGDADKPLVMGCLPNAATPVPLDLPADKTRSIFRSQSSPGGGGYNELRIEDKKGAEEIYLRAQRNWTQHVLNDQQLQVDNQRSVVVAGTARHELKADEQRITHGQRQTEVRQDDHLSVLGDQQVRVNSQATSASAQIHISAGQQVVIDGGASATIQAGGQWINIGPGGIFSSVPIVVGGAPMLATSAAPVALGLVEKLAAPAAILTAAQIMSFKGDAPFCEECERCKDGVCAV; this is translated from the coding sequence ATGTTCGCCCCTGCCAATCAACCGCGTTTCACGTTGACCCTCGAAGGCACCCAGCATGACCTCAAGGTCCTTGAATTCACCGGCAGGGAGGCCATCAGTCAGCCTTTTCGCTTCGAGCTGGAACTGGTCAGCGAGCGGCCGGACCTGGAGCTGGAAAGCCTGCTGCATGGTCAGGCGTTTCTGAGTTTCGATGCTCAGGGTTCCGGCATTCATGGTCAGATTTATCAGGTCGGGCAGGGCGATTCCGCGAAGCGTCTGACACGCTATCACCTCAGCCTCGTCCCGCGTCTGACGTATCTTGGGCATCGCATCAACCAACGGATTTTCCAGCACCAGAGCGTGCCGCAAATCGTCACTCGGATTCTCAAGGACCATTCGATCCTGCGCGATGCCTTTGAATTTCGCCTCGGCAGCGAATACCCGGAGCGCGAATACTGCGTGCAATACGCTGAAAGCGATCTGGCCTTTATCCAGCGTCTATGTGCCGAGGTCGGCATTCATTACCACTTCCAACACAGCCCCGAAGGCCATTTGCTGGTCTTCGGCGACGACCAGACCGTGTTCCCGAAACTGCCCGAGCCGACGCTGTATCTGCCGGGCAGCGGCATGTCGGCTGGCGCGCCGGCGATTCAACGTTTCAACGTGCGCGTGGAAACCCGCACCAGTGTCGTCACCCGGCGTGACTACAATTTCGAAAGACCACGCCTGTCTCTGCAAGGCCGCAGCGATGGCGAACAACGTCCGGTGCTGGAGGACTACCACTTCCCCGGGCAATTCAATGATCGCGAAACCGGCAAGCACCTGGCGCGGCGAGCGCTGGAACGGCACGTCGCTGACTACCGTCAGGCCGAAGGCCGCAGCGACGAATCCGCATTGGTTTGCGGACATTTCCTGCAGCTCACCGAACATCCGCGCAGCGACTGGAATGATCTGTGGTTGCTCACTGCCGTTGAACACCGGGGCCGCCAGCCACAGGTGCTCGAGGAATCGGTGACCAGCGATGGCGAATCGTTCCAGGGTTACCGCAATACCTTCGTGGCCACACCGTGGGACGTGTTCTATCGTCCGGCGCTCGGGCCGGAAAAACCGCGTATGTCCGGGTACCAACCCGCCGTTGTCACTGGCCCGAAAGACCTGGAAATCCATTGCGATGAATACGGGCGGGTCAAAGTCCAGCTGGCCTGGGATCGCGATGGCGAGCTGAACGAGCACTCCAGTTGCTGGCTACGTGTCGCGGCCGGTTGGGCCCACGATCACTACGGCAGCGTGTTGATTCCGCGAGTCGGAATGGAAGTGCTGGTCGGCTTCATCGATGGCGATGCCGACAAGCCGCTGGTCATGGGTTGCCTGCCAAATGCGGCGACTCCGGTGCCGCTGGACCTGCCGGCGGACAAGACCCGCAGCATTTTCCGCAGCCAGAGCAGCCCCGGCGGTGGCGGGTATAACGAACTGCGCATCGAGGACAAGAAGGGCGCCGAGGAAATCTACCTGCGTGCCCAGCGCAACTGGACCCAGCACGTACTCAACGACCAGCAACTGCAGGTCGATAATCAGCGCAGTGTGGTCGTCGCCGGCACTGCCCGCCATGAACTCAAGGCCGACGAGCAACGCATCACCCATGGTCAGCGGCAGACCGAGGTCAGGCAGGATGACCATTTGTCCGTACTCGGCGACCAGCAGGTTCGGGTTAACAGCCAGGCGACCAGCGCTTCTGCGCAGATCCATATCAGCGCGGGCCAGCAAGTGGTCATCGATGGCGGCGCGAGCGCTACGATTCAGGCGGGCGGGCAGTGGATCAATATCGGCCCCGGCGGGATTTTCAGCAGCGTACCGATTGTCGTGGGCGGCGCGCCGATGCTGGCGACCAGTGCTGCGCCAGTGGCGCTGGGGCTGGTGGAAAAACTCGCCGCACCGGCAGCCATCCTCACCGCCGCACAAATCATGAGTTTCAAGGGCGATGCGCCGTTCTGCGAAGAGTGTGAACGTTGTAAGGACGGTGTTTGTGCAGTCTGA